The Triticum urartu cultivar G1812 chromosome 6, Tu2.1, whole genome shotgun sequence genome includes the window TTGGAAGGCGATTAGCTGTTAAGTCATGCAGACCTTCGTGCCCTCATATGGTATTAGTGTGGTCCTACCCCAATTGGTACACCACACTGTTTTTGGGATTCTGAGCCGCCACACTTTCAGTTTGGATTTGCCATGGAACCCGGCGGATCGATGAGCACAGTTGGCTTTATTTGCCATGCGGTTCAGGTGAATGTTGTACGAGGTTGTAGATGGGGTTTGAAGTTGTAGAGCTATTTTTTATCAGCAGCTGTAGTATTAGATAGATTTTAGGTTGTGGCATGACGCCAGTAGCTGTTCAATTATCAGTAGGTTAGCCATGTAGCTAATTATTCCTCTGTTTAGTCATCTTAGTATGTTGTTTATTTGATTTGAAAGATCTCGCTCCAGAAGCCATGAAAATGTTAATGGGCAATGTCTTTAGACAGATCTGATTGAGCTAGAGGCTATTGATCTTTGCTTATGACTTGATGATATTTATCAAGCCGCAGAAGCTGGATATTAGTGCTAGTTCTGTGATCCTCGATTTTGGCGAATCTTCGGGGCTGCGCAATTCCGCTTGGCCATGCCAATCAGGTGCATGTCCGAGGGCATGTTGTTGGTTTCTGGAATTTTAACGGGCGAGGAGGGTGGAATAGCTCTTTTGCTCATGAGCGCAAATGCACACCATGAACAGTAAAAAAAATCAGTAAATAAAATAAGATATTCTGATTAATTTTACAACAAGCATTGTTTTTTAAGAAAGACAACAAACACTGTTGGAtgttatactccctccgtttctaaatacttgtctttctagacatttcaaatgactactacatacggatgtatgtagacatattttagagtgtagattcactcattttgattcgtatgtagtcacttgttgaaatgcctagaaagacaagtatttaggaacggagggagtacataggAGTATGTGCAAAATTCCGTGTAGGAAAAACATTCCTAATGCTCTGAATAAAATAGTGGTTTTAGAGCATGGTCTTGTTTCAAAAACCAATCCATCTACCTGGGTACGGTTTCACTGTAAGTGGCCGAGGAGGAATTCGTACTACTTGTTGCCATGGAGGAAAGAGGCGACAAGCTCAAGCCAGGACGTGTGAGGGCAGCGGAGGAATCATGGTCGGCCAAGTGCATCTCCAGCTCGCGGAACGCGGCGGGCCGCGACAGCATCTTCACCACCTGCCGCATCGCGGGCCTCCCGTCGGGCGCCGCCTGCGTGCACGCCAGGCCTACCTTGACGTATCTGAGCACCTCTGCCTCCGGGTAGTCCTTGACACTCGCGTCCACGATGTCCAGCGGCCTTCCCTGCTCGTAGAGCAGCCATGCCTGCACTGCAAGAAAGATCAACGTGAGCAGCAGCATACAGATGCCATATTCAACGTATCGGGAAAAAAAAATCAAGCTAAACGACCTGTCTCACGAGGAATGTATCCGATCGAATCGTCTCCGAGACCCTCCGGCCGCTGATGAcctcgaggaggaggacgccgAAGCTGTAGACATCGGCCTTCTTGGTCAGCTGCCCGTGCACCACGTATTCAGGCGCCAGGTATCCACTGCAGGTAATTAAGCAAGCAAGTCATATAGAGACATCGATCATCTTTCTCTAGCTTGGTTCAGAAAAAAAAGACTCCGTGTAAGAAGGGCTTACGCACGTCGTCCCGACCACGCGCGTGGTGACATGGGTGACGTTGTCCGGGAACAGCTTCGCCAAGCCGAAGTCCCCGATTTTGGGGCTGTGGTTTCTGCCGAGGAGGACGTTGCTTGCCTTGATGTCCCTGTGCACGATGTTGGGCTCGTGCTCCTCGTGGAGGTAGCTCAGCCCCTTGGCCGTGCCCATACAGATGTCCGATGGCTGCTCCGCTCGCTGAACCTAGAGCTGAAATACGCACTACTAAGTATGTACGAGTGGAGAGCCTGCGTTCCGATATACAGGTGGTGTGAAGTCTGAAACTCTGAACTGGGTTGGGTGGGACTAACCACCTTTCAGTGCATGATCGAGGCTGTTGTTCTCCGCGAACTCGTAGACCAGGATCCTATTTTGCTTCTGGACACAGCAGCCCAGCAAGCTGACGAGGTTCGCATGCTTGGCCTCGCTGATGCTTTCGATCTCTGTCAGGAATTCCTTGATCCCTTGCTCAGATTCACAGGATAGAATTTTGGCAGCAAATGCAGTGCCGTCTCCGAAGGTTCCCTACATGTGCCACATAACAGAAAACACGGCAGGGATTTAGCTGTTCGATTTTTCCCAGTTTAACTGAACAAGCGCCGAGAGGTAACAGCAATACCTTGTATACAGTTCCGAAACCACCTCTGCCTAGCTTGTTGCCATGGTTGAAGTTATTGGTTGCTCTTCTGATCTCTTTATAGGAAAAAAGGTGGATGTTGGTTTTCTTTAACAGTCCTGCTCAGCAATTCAGGAAAAAAGGTGGATGTTGGTTTTCTTTGGCCTGCTCTAACTGACGAGGTGCTCGCTGCTCTAGCTGGCTAACAGTATCTTGGTTGAAGTAATTGTTTGACCGTTACCTTTGAAGTCTTCCTCCGATTTGCAAAGGCATCTCTTTATCATTGCCATACTGTTAGCCAGCTAGAGCAGCAAGCACCTCGCCGGACCAAAGAAACTCAGAAAAAGGCCCGATTGTGGCTGTTCGTTGGGCACCAAGGAAGGCCAAGTTATCGCAGTTCTAAGGGAGATCTATGGCTTCCTGCGTCGAGCATTAAATCCAGACTGTGCACGGACAAGAGGAAAGAGCTAGTGAGCAGCAAGCAAGCGTACTGCCGTACTGGCGCTTGGAAAGTGGCACGACAAGCTCTTCACTGATAAGGACGGGAGTTTATGGCGGGGCAGAGAACGAGGTGCGATGAACGGCGTACACTGCGCGCGTGTGTCCTGGCGCCTTGAGCACCTATGTGCATCAAATTCTAGATGCTGCTCCGTGCGAAGTCATTGCTGATGATACTGCCAAACCAGTCATCCATATGCTTGAATTTGCATGCAGACCTTTAACTGGGAAGGTAGGAATCAACGGTGTTCAACAATTTGATACTCCCTCGGTTTTTATATACAAGGTCACTTCTTTTTTTTTATGTCTACATTTGACCATTAATTTTATCAACAAAATGTGAGTTATATGCCAGAAAAAGCATGTCATTGGATGCACACAATTCAAAGAACTTCTCAATGATATATTTTAAATCACATATACATATATTTTGTTGACCAAAATTATAAGTTGGAAATTAACATGAAAACCGAAATAGTCTTGT containing:
- the LOC125513832 gene encoding cold-responsive protein kinase 1-like, which produces MGTAKGLSYLHEEHEPNIVHRDIKASNVLLGRNHSPKIGDFGLAKLFPDNVTHVTTRVVGTTGYLAPEYVVHGQLTKKADVYSFGVLLLEVISGRRVSETIRSDTFLVRQAWLLYEQGRPLDIVDASVKDYPEAEVLRYVKVGLACTQAAPDGRPAMRQVVKMLSRPAAFRELEMHLADHDSSAALTRPGLSLSPLSSMATSSTNSSSATYSETVPR